A genomic stretch from Geitlerinema sp. PCC 9228 includes:
- a CDS encoding succinate dehydrogenase/fumarate reductase iron-sulfur subunit, protein MQVRFRILRQTQNTSPRWQDYSLEVNTGSTILDALNRIKWEQDGSLAFRKNCRNTICGSCAMRINGRSALACKENVEREWQRQQQILQQQGSPIPEIPQILVAPMGNMPVIKDLVVDMSRFWNHLEAVDPYVSTEARQLPEREFLQTPQQRQKLEATGNCIMCGACYSECNAREVNENFVGPHALAKAYRMVADSRDDHTSQRLDEYDNADSGVWGCTRCYYCNEVCPMGVAPLDRITDIKQEILPRREKTDSQPVRHRKLLVDLVREGGWLNERKFAIQLYNYSLQGWKTLLSMGPLGLRLLARRKLPLQFHPSQGTDSVRSLVDRVRSHTHSHQEHP, encoded by the coding sequence ATGCAAGTTCGATTTCGCATCCTGCGCCAAACCCAAAATACCTCCCCGCGGTGGCAAGACTATTCCCTAGAAGTCAATACCGGCAGCACCATTCTGGATGCCCTCAACCGCATCAAATGGGAACAAGATGGCAGCTTGGCTTTTCGCAAAAACTGCCGCAATACCATCTGCGGTAGCTGTGCCATGCGCATTAACGGTCGTTCCGCTTTGGCTTGCAAAGAAAATGTAGAGCGGGAATGGCAGCGGCAGCAACAAATTTTGCAGCAGCAAGGCAGCCCCATACCGGAAATTCCGCAAATTTTGGTAGCCCCCATGGGGAATATGCCGGTTATCAAGGATTTGGTGGTGGATATGAGCCGTTTCTGGAACCATCTGGAGGCGGTGGACCCCTATGTGAGTACCGAAGCCAGGCAGCTACCGGAACGGGAATTTCTGCAAACGCCCCAACAACGCCAAAAGCTAGAGGCTACCGGCAACTGTATTATGTGCGGTGCCTGTTATTCTGAGTGCAATGCCCGGGAGGTGAATGAAAATTTTGTGGGTCCCCACGCTTTGGCGAAAGCCTATCGTATGGTAGCTGATTCGCGAGACGACCACACGAGCCAAAGGTTAGACGAGTACGACAATGCCGACAGCGGTGTGTGGGGGTGTACTCGGTGTTACTACTGTAACGAGGTGTGTCCCATGGGGGTGGCACCTCTCGACAGAATTACCGATATCAAACAGGAAATTTTGCCCCGGCGGGAGAAAACTGACAGCCAACCGGTACGCCACCGCAAATTATTGGTGGATTTGGTACGGGAAGGAGGATGGCTCAACGAGCGCAAGTTTGCCATTCAGTTGTATAATTATTCTTTGCAAGGGTGGAAAACGTTACTGTCGATGGGGCCGTTGGGATTGCGATTGTTGGCTCGACGCAAGTTGCCTTTGCAGTTTCATCCTTCGCAAGGAACCGACTCCGTGCGATCGCTGGTGGATCGAGTGCGATCGCATACCCACAGCCATCAGGAACATCCGTAA